The following are from one region of the Salvia splendens isolate huo1 chromosome 2, SspV2, whole genome shotgun sequence genome:
- the LOC121768817 gene encoding chaperone protein dnaJ 20, chloroplastic-like — translation MSSTIIISSTNPTVCIHSKPKHSPKIHFPQQISFSSERNRIGAPRPCSTAQISAAKTKETLYELLGIAENVNKFSDIKKAYKRMARMYHPDVSPPDRVDEYTRRFIKVHEAYETLSNPQTRARYDRELAFGGGFSSPPRKHQEKEWRSGWRSQLDELQRRDCRERSTWGSRMRKC, via the exons atgagttcgACAATTATTATCTCAAGCACCAATCCAACGGTCTGCATTCACTCAAAACCCAAGCACTCTCCCAAAATACATTTCCCCCAACAGATCTCCTTCAGTTCGGAGCGAAACCGAATCGGGGCGCCGAGGCCCTGCTCCACGGCCCAAATATCTGCCGCCAAAACCAAGGAAACACTGTACGAACTGCTGGGAATTGCAGAGAACGTGAACAAGTTTTCCGACATTAAAAAAGCTTACAAACGGATGGCAAGAATGTACCATCCCGACGTTTCCCCTCCGGACAGAGTGGACGAGTACACCAGGAGATTTATTAAGGTACATGAGGCCTACGAAACGCTGTCTAATCCGCAAACTAGGGCTCGTTACGACAGAGAATTAGCCTTCGGCGGTGGTTTTTCTTCTCCTCCAAGGAAACATCAG gAAAAGGAGTGGAGAAGTGGATGGCGGTCACAATTGGACGAATTGCAGCGACGTGACTGTAGGGAGAGGTCGACGTGGGGTTCTCGAATGCGAAAATGCTAG